In the genome of uncultured Fusobacterium sp., one region contains:
- the gltS gene encoding sodium/glutamate symporter: MLELNFNMAETLAISILVLLLGREIKKRVNFLERFFIPAPVVGGVIFSILLLIGHNTGAFSFSFDNILKDFLMTIFFTTIGFTASGKLLKKGGVGVIVFLITATVLVIIQDIVGVSMAKMFGEHPLLGLAVGSVPLTGGHGTSGAFGPVLEEFGVTGGLSVSIAAATYGLIAGCLIGGPVAKRLRDKYNLKPSLEDREGIVEALEENDEKPVSEETLFSAVVVITLSMGIGYCIAPFLKKYGIVIPAYIGPMFIAAIIRNIADMQKKNLPMNEIAITGNIALSLFLAMALMTLKLWELADLAIPIISILLVQTAIMALFAYFITFRFNGKDYDAAVMATGHCGFGLGATPNAMANMEVFTKENGPAPRAFFVLPVVGALFIDFTNATVITFFINMFK; this comes from the coding sequence ATGTTAGAATTAAACTTTAATATGGCGGAAACTTTGGCAATATCAATATTAGTACTTTTATTAGGGAGAGAGATAAAGAAAAGAGTTAATTTTCTAGAAAGATTTTTTATTCCAGCTCCAGTTGTAGGTGGAGTAATATTTTCGATACTTTTATTGATAGGACATAATACAGGAGCTTTTAGCTTTAGTTTTGACAACATTTTAAAAGATTTTTTAATGACAATATTCTTTACTACAATAGGATTTACAGCTAGTGGAAAATTATTGAAAAAAGGTGGAGTAGGAGTTATTGTATTCTTAATAACAGCTACAGTTTTAGTTATAATTCAAGATATTGTTGGTGTATCTATGGCAAAAATGTTTGGTGAACACCCTCTTTTAGGACTAGCAGTAGGATCAGTTCCACTAACTGGAGGACATGGAACTTCAGGGGCTTTTGGACCTGTGCTTGAAGAGTTTGGAGTAACTGGAGGATTATCAGTTTCAATAGCAGCAGCTACTTATGGATTGATAGCTGGATGTTTAATTGGAGGACCAGTTGCAAAGAGATTGAGAGATAAATATAATTTGAAACCTAGCTTAGAAGATAGAGAAGGAATAGTAGAAGCTTTAGAAGAAAATGACGAGAAACCAGTATCAGAAGAAACTTTATTTAGTGCAGTTGTTGTAATTACATTATCAATGGGTATAGGATATTGTATTGCTCCATTCTTAAAAAAATATGGAATAGTAATTCCAGCATATATAGGACCTATGTTTATTGCTGCTATAATTAGAAATATAGCTGATATGCAAAAGAAAAATCTTCCTATGAATGAAATAGCTATTACAGGGAATATAGCCCTATCTTTATTCTTAGCAATGGCACTAATGACATTAAAATTATGGGAACTAGCTGACTTAGCAATTCCTATTATAAGTATATTATTAGTTCAAACAGCAATAATGGCATTATTTGCATACTTTATAACATTTAGATTCAATGGAAAAGATTATGATGCTGCAGTTATGGCAACAGGACATTGTGGATTTGGTTTAGGTGCAACACCAAATGCAATGGCAAATATGGAAGTTTTCACTAAGGAAAATGGACCAGCTCCAAGAGCATTCTTTGTATTACCAGTAGTAGGAGCATTATTTATAGATTTTACAAATGCAACAGTTATTACATTCTTTATAAATATGTTTAAATAA
- the rpmF gene encoding 50S ribosomal protein L32 yields the protein MAVPKKKTSKAKKNMRRSHHALTGIGLTTCEACGAPKRPHRVCLNCGDYNGKKVLAGDAE from the coding sequence ATGGCAGTACCTAAGAAAAAGACATCTAAGGCTAAAAAGAACATGAGAAGATCTCATCATGCTTTAACTGGAATTGGTCTAACAACTTGTGAAGCTTGTGGAGCACCAAAAAGACCTCACAGAGTATGTTTAAACTGTGGAGATTACAATGGTAAAAAAGTTTTAGCTGGAGACGCTGAGTAA
- the plsX gene encoding phosphate acyltransferase PlsX, translating into MKIALDAMGGDNAPLETIKGAVAALEEVSELELVLVGKKEVIEAELSKYKYNKEKIEIVDAREIIEMTDEPVVAVKSKKDSSMNRTLELVKDGTVSASVSAGNTGALITASQLKLKRIKGVLRPAIATMFPNKKGHMLMLDVGATADCKPEFLNQYAMMGSKYMEILLGRKNSKVGLLNIGTEEGKGNEVTREAYNLLKENKSINFVGNVESTEVMNGNIDVVVTDGFTGNMVLKTAEGIGKFILDVIKTEVSKSFIYKLGALLLMPALKVVKSKMDSSEYGGAIFLGLNGISIKAHGNSDAVAIKNAIKVAEKFAKLNFVEEMKKVIDIDNTEVEEK; encoded by the coding sequence ATGAAAATAGCTTTAGATGCTATGGGTGGGGATAATGCACCTTTGGAAACAATAAAAGGAGCTGTCGCTGCATTAGAAGAAGTAAGTGAATTAGAATTAGTTCTTGTTGGGAAAAAAGAGGTTATTGAAGCTGAACTTTCTAAATATAAATATAATAAAGAAAAAATCGAAATAGTTGATGCTAGAGAGATAATAGAAATGACAGATGAGCCTGTTGTTGCTGTAAAAAGCAAAAAAGATTCATCTATGAATAGAACTTTAGAACTTGTAAAAGATGGAACAGTGAGTGCTTCTGTTTCAGCAGGAAATACTGGAGCCTTAATAACAGCTAGCCAATTAAAATTAAAGAGAATAAAAGGGGTTTTAAGACCAGCTATTGCAACAATGTTTCCAAATAAAAAAGGACATATGTTAATGTTAGATGTTGGAGCTACTGCTGATTGTAAGCCTGAATTTTTAAATCAGTATGCTATGATGGGATCTAAGTATATGGAAATTCTATTAGGAAGAAAAAACTCTAAAGTTGGACTTTTAAATATAGGAACTGAAGAGGGAAAAGGAAACGAAGTTACTAGAGAGGCATATAATCTATTAAAAGAAAATAAAAGTATAAATTTTGTTGGAAATGTAGAGAGTACAGAAGTTATGAATGGGAATATAGATGTAGTAGTAACTGATGGATTTACAGGAAATATGGTTTTAAAAACTGCAGAGGGAATAGGTAAATTTATATTAGATGTTATTAAAACAGAAGTTTCAAAGAGCTTTATATATAAATTAGGAGCATTACTTTTAATGCCAGCTTTAAAAGTTGTAAAATCAAAAATGGATTCTTCAGAGTATGGAGGGGCTATTTTCTTAGGATTGAATGGAATCTCTATCAAAGCTCATGGAAATTCAGATGCTGTGGCAATTAAAAATGCAATTAAAGTTGCTGAAAAATTTGCAAAATTAAATTTCGTAGAAGAAATGAAGAAAGTTATAGATATAGATAATACAGAAGTAGAAGAGAAATAG
- a CDS encoding DUF177 domain-containing protein encodes MKLKIKDFSSALNNTIEFDFYVDTIDDVVLKDKLHIVGTAISDGSGKVEVSGKYSTKIEVQCVRCLKNIEEDLTGEFTGTFLDESAYRQYMRNLKVECEIDSNEIYDEIIDGEIDLVNLVREYIILDLPPYPQCDPECEDDSEIEKYSNHGIDSRWQQLLQIKN; translated from the coding sequence TTGAAATTAAAGATAAAGGATTTTAGCAGCGCTCTTAATAATACAATAGAATTTGATTTTTACGTTGATACAATAGATGATGTAGTACTTAAAGATAAACTTCATATTGTTGGAACAGCTATTTCAGATGGAAGTGGTAAGGTTGAAGTTAGTGGAAAGTATTCTACAAAAATTGAAGTTCAATGTGTAAGATGTTTAAAAAACATTGAAGAAGATCTAACTGGAGAATTTACAGGAACTTTTTTAGATGAAAGTGCATATAGACAATATATGAGAAATTTAAAGGTTGAATGTGAAATTGATAGTAATGAAATTTATGATGAAATCATAGATGGAGAGATAGATCTTGTTAATTTGGTTAGAGAGTATATAATACTTGATTTGCCCCCATATCCACAATGTGATCCTGAATGTGAAGATGATTCTGAAATAGAAAAATATAGCAATCATGGAATAGATTCTAGGTGGCAACAATTATTACAAATAAAAAATTAA
- the ychF gene encoding redox-regulated ATPase YchF, with protein sequence MIGIGIVGLPNVGKSTLFNAITKAGAAEAANYPFCTIEPNVGMVTVPDKRLDQLAEIINPQRIVQATVEFIDIAGLVKGAAKGEGLGNKFLSNIRTTAAICQVVRCFEDDNVIHVSGSVDPIRDIEVINTELIFADMETIDKAIEKHKKLVVNKNKESMELMPVLTKCKAHLEEFQLLKTMELTPEELELLRTYQLLTLKPMIFAANVSEDDLAAGNEYVEKVKEYAANLGSEVVIVSAKVEAELQEMDDEESKQEYLEALGVEEAGLNRLIRAGFKLLGLQTYFTAGVKEVRAWTIKIGDTAPKAAGEIHTDFEKGFIRAKVVSFEDFIKYSGWKGAQEAGVLRLEGKEYIVKDGDLMEFLFNV encoded by the coding sequence ATGATAGGAATCGGAATAGTAGGACTTCCAAACGTTGGGAAATCTACACTTTTTAATGCAATAACAAAGGCTGGAGCAGCAGAGGCAGCAAACTATCCTTTTTGTACAATAGAACCAAATGTTGGAATGGTAACTGTACCAGATAAAAGATTAGATCAATTAGCTGAAATAATTAATCCACAAAGAATAGTACAAGCAACAGTTGAATTTATAGATATAGCAGGGCTTGTAAAAGGAGCAGCTAAGGGAGAGGGACTAGGAAATAAATTCCTTTCAAACATCAGAACAACAGCAGCAATTTGCCAAGTTGTAAGATGTTTTGAAGATGATAATGTAATCCATGTAAGTGGTTCTGTAGATCCTATAAGAGATATTGAAGTTATTAATACAGAGCTTATTTTTGCTGATATGGAAACAATAGATAAAGCAATAGAAAAACATAAAAAATTAGTTGTAAATAAAAATAAAGAATCAATGGAGTTAATGCCAGTTTTAACTAAATGTAAAGCTCACTTAGAAGAGTTTCAACTTTTAAAAACTATGGAATTAACACCAGAAGAGTTAGAATTATTAAGAACATACCAATTACTAACTTTAAAACCTATGATTTTTGCAGCAAATGTATCTGAAGATGATTTAGCAGCAGGAAATGAATATGTAGAAAAAGTAAAAGAGTATGCAGCTAATTTAGGATCAGAAGTTGTAATAGTTTCAGCTAAAGTTGAGGCAGAGTTACAAGAGATGGATGATGAAGAGAGCAAGCAAGAATATTTAGAAGCTCTTGGAGTAGAAGAAGCTGGATTAAATAGACTTATAAGAGCAGGATTTAAATTATTAGGACTTCAAACTTACTTTACTGCTGGAGTTAAAGAGGTAAGAGCTTGGACTATAAAAATAGGAGATACAGCTCCAAAAGCAGCAGGAGAGATTCATACAGATTTTGAAAAAGGATTTATCAGAGCAAAAGTTGTTTCTTTTGAAGATTTTATTAAGTATTCAGGATGGAAAGGTGCTCAAGAAGCTGGAGTTTTAAGACTTGAAGGAAAAGAGTACATAGTTAAAGATGGAGATTTAATGGAATTCCTTTTCAATGTGTAA